CTTTCCTGAGATAATAGGTCAATTAAGTGTTGAATGTCAGTTTCTTTTACATCCGGAAACTGTTCGGCTGCTTTTGAAATTAAAATAAGAACACCGAGAAACTTTTGGGTTGTGACTAGGTTTAATAAAAAATCTTTGACAGGTCTTAAATCTCTTTGTCTTTTTCCATTTTCACTAGGCTCATCAGATTTATTAACAATCCCTAATTCCTGCAACAAAGTACAATTTTGCAAAAGTTCAGACTGACGGATTAAAGTTTGTAATGTCTGCAAATTAATAGTTTTGTATCCAATAACTAATTCCTGAGCTAATACAGAATTAACTAAGGAATGGTAAGTAGCTAAGTAATGAACTGACTGAAGATTTGGTTTGATATGAGTGTTCTGAATCTTAGAAAAAATCTGGCTGTACATTTTATAACCTGCAAGTTTTACGTTTCCTACATTACCAATTCTTATTAAGTAAAGTTTTTGGCAAATATTTTCTTGAATTGCTCTCTGACAAGCATTCATCACATGAAAAAAACTTGTCATATTGGCATCTTCTGTCCAGATTATTCCTATTCTTTCTCTTTGTTTAGGTTGTTGATAACTCAAGGAATAGCCAGTATATTTGCCTGATATCAGTTTAGGTTTTACTAACTGTACTTCTAATGCTTCTAAAGCCACTTGCAACATCCTAATTAAATCAGGCGATGATAGCAAAGAAATTTTAGGAAATTTTTGCTGATTTTTTTTATATTCTTGCTGCCATAGTAATTGAAACTCTGCTTCAACGTCTACTTTTACTCCGCCACCATTTCCTATAATACTATTTTTATATTTTTGATACTCACCCTTACCTAGAAGCAATGCATTTCTAGGGTTGGTTTTACCCCCTGGAAAATAGTTCTCTAAAATTTGGCGATTTAAAGGAGTAATAGGAGATTCTGGTTGAGGTTTAGCTGCTTGATGTATTGGCTGTAATCTATACTGCCAAAGCGCTTCCGCTTGATTTAAGTTAATATTTTTAAGACTAACTAATTTATCTATTCTAGCTTTATCAGACTGTGGAATATATTTCCAACTATGCCTGCAAGGATCTGTGACTATAGTAATTATAATTAGAAAATTCTGGATATTTTCATTGTGAAGAGTAGTGTTTATATTAAATATTGCTTGTGGATTAGACAACCAATTTGGTATACTTTCCACCTGATCAAAACATAAAACAATTGGCTGAGTTGCAGTAGAAATTTTGCCAAAATTTGCTAATATGTTTTTAGCTGCATCTTCTGTATCAATGCACTTTTTGATTTTTAAAGCTTGCAAGGATTCTTCACTTAAATCATCTCCTCGTAACCACTCACAGGCTAGGGGATAAAGTTCTGGATTTGTGAGGTAATGTATAATGCCAAAAAAAATGTCAGGATTATAAATACTCGAAGTTTGATAGTTTTGCTTGAGATGTTTAATAAATTGTTGACGATTATCCAGCAATAAATCCCAAACATTATCATTAAACAGTTTCTTTTTCAGGCTATTTTTTGTGAAAGCGGATAAACTTTTAAGCCAGAGAATTAACTGAGATTCTTGCTGTCCATCTGGGACTTGAATTAAACTATCTACTGTATAACGCAAGATATGTCGCCAGATATACTCATCATCAACCCAAGGTCCTATGTAAGCAAAAAAAGCTTTAGAATTAAGGGTGCGTTTGAGTCTACCTAAAAGATAGCTTTTGCCAGAACCTGAATCACCAACAAGTAAGATAGTTCTACTTAAATTATCTGTAGTTACTAAGTTGAGAACTTCTTCAATTTCAGCTATGGCTTCTTGATGAATTGAATCAACTATAGCTTCTTTATCTTCGTCTTTGACCCAAAAATTACCTGTCCTTGAATTTACTCGGTCAAAGGGGTTAATTTCGCGCTTAATAATGTCGTCGATAGATGCCATAGTTAATTACTGTGAGAGAGCAAACTTAATTTTAAAAAACTAATTTATCTATTGTTAGATAACACTTATAAAGAACAGCGAACCACCAACATTTTGTGAAATTCCTGCATTAATTTGTTCTGTAGTGTAAGGTGTAGGATCTAACAATGAACTCAATTCAATTTTGTCAGTTCTTTGCAAGCGATACAGCGCCTGATCTAATTCATCTCGTGATAGGGGCGGTTGTAGCTTCTGACGTAAATGAAAAATGGGTAAATAATTCTCTGTACCTAGTTCTTTATCTAATTTCTCAATCATTTGTAAGATATCTTGATCACTGACATTGAGAATCGTTTCAGGAGCAGAATTTTCACTAACAGGTGATGAAATAGGGGCTGATTCTGGCTTCACTCGGAAATTCTGACGCAAAAACCGCAAGTAATTATTGAGTAGATTCAGATTGATGTTTGCTTTTCCTTCGGGGGTGTATTCATCCCGCAAATACTCAATTCCTCTTTGGGTTAGCCAAACCTCAGCTTGTGTCCTTTTCATTTTCTCTTCAGATGAAATCAAGCCCCTATCACTCAGCGCTTTCAATATCGCGTTTCGTTCTGCTGCTTTGACTGAGGTGATTTTGCTGGGGGCGATACCTGAAGCTTTACTTATCTTGTCTAGTACCTTGAGTTCTTTAACTGTGATGGGTACTTGAGCCGAATCAAGTTTCAGCAGTGCCTGACCTGGAGGTAAAATTTTAACCGTGGCTATCTCACGAGAATAGTCTACCAGCTCGCGATCGCCTAATTTTTTACAACTTGTATTCCTACCACTCAAACCTTCCAAGGGTTTTTTACCCAGACTTGAGCGATAATTAGCACACCCCAACAAATTTAAGAGGAATTTTAACTCATTCGTATCCATGCGTGTCAGCCTGCTTGTACATAACTCAGAAATACTGTAGCTTGAATGGCACTAATTTACACATATTTCCTATAATAGCTAGATTTTGTGATGTTGGCTACAGCCAGCTATGCGCCTCTATATCCTCCCACACCTGAATTACCAACCCAGTTAAGAAACTAGTACCGCAAGGCGTTCGTCAAAAGTCAAAAGTCAAAAGTCAAAAAGCTTTTATGTTGGGCTTTTGAACCTTTTGAAAGGGTATCCATATTTACGCCGCAGTGTACTAGATAAATATTACTGCTGTGCTTTTTTGATTAACTTGAGTTTGAGCAATTTAGCCAAAGTTCTCGGAACACCATATAATTTATTAAATGCCAGATTCCAAAAATAACCATATTGGGGAAAAACCTTGATCAAGAGAATATCGGAAAAAATATGAAATCGCGGTGGTTTCAATGCAGGATCTTTATCGATGTATCTAATTTGTTCTGGTTTTGGCATCCAATGACCAATAATAGCATCTGGCTGAAAAAATTGAGCTTGGATAAATAACCCAGCTAATCTATCCAAACCAATTGCTGGTATCCAGGTTACTGCTCCTAACACTTTTGTGGCTCGTGAAAGTTCTGGTAAACCTTGCTGAATTAAATCATTTCTCCAAACAATATTATTAAAGTTTTCAAAATGATAACCTTCATTATCTCTTCTGGTGAGAAAAGGCCAAATTAAATAACGGAAATCAAAATTTTTCTGTAAGGGAGCAATGGGAACCTCTAACAAACCTTGAAAGTTACCATTTTCGTAAGGAAAAGGATTTTCAGGTGTTTTTTTGCACACTTGGAGTTTGTCAATATCTGGAATTTCTGCCCAAGGTTGCTTAATTCGCGGTTCATCGTTGATGTCTATGTTCAGTTTTTGCAACCTGATAATCCAGCTTTCAGGAAATATGTTAAAGTATTTAGTTATTAATTCACATACTTGCGGATGAACATAATCATCATCATCCAAAGCTAAAACGTATTCTCCGGTAGCATTGAGAAAACCTACATATCTTTGCAGCCATTCGCCTTTATAAGGACTAACTATAACTGTGACTCTAGGATCATCGATCAGTTTAATTTTGACTTGAGGAGGATAAATAAAAACAAATTGGACAGCACCTTCCACATTTAAGAGGTTTTCTAGCCAATAATCGGAAAATTTACCTAATGTAGCCGTAACTATAGATAGTAATGGTTTATTATTCATGTGTGATATCTACACAATTTTTAATAATGTTATTTACTGGAATTTATCCATTATGCTATTTGTACCGATTTTAGTCTAGCTTTTTGATTCCTGAGACTGATATTGGGAATAATTTTACGAATAACTAAAAAAATCAGCAGAATTATATGCGTATTCTGATGCTATCTTCTACATTTCCTTATCCACCGAGTCGAGGGGGAACAGAAATTAGAACTTTTAATTTGCTCAAATATTTACAGCAAAACCATTCTGTGACTTTAGTCACGCAGCAGCACGAGGGGGTTTCGGCGACTGAAGTAGAGGAATTACGAAAATATGTGAGTGAATTGATGGTTTTTCCTTTAGCGCCGGAAATACCGGAAAAAAAGCCTGTCGCACAAATATTTGGGAAAATAAGACGCTTTGCCGAATCAGTAATTAAAGCGACACCAGCTAATGTGTTGCATCGCTATTCACCAGAGATTCAAACCTTAGTAGATAATTACATTCAAGGGCAAAAGTTTGATGTCATCACCTGTGAACATAGTGTGAATGAAATATATATTAGACCAGAATTTCGCCAAAATATCAATACAGTTGTAGATATTCATAGTTCAGTTTATAGCTGGACTAACGACCATTTAAAAATGGGTGCTTCTCAAAATCCATTACGCGATCGCCTGTATCTAGCCTTCATCCTAGAACGTTACGAAAAACGTTACTGCAATAAATTTTCTCACATAGTTGTCACCACAGAAGACGACCGCCAAGAATTTCTCAAACTTCGTCCTGAAATGGAAATTCAAGTCATACCCAACGGTGTAGATTTAGAATTATTTCCCTATCGTGACCAAGATCCAGGCGGACATAAGTTAATATTTGTGGGAGCGATGGATGCATCCCATAATATAGATGCGGCGCGTTTTTGTGCGTTAGAAGTGCTACCAGAACTGCAAAAAACTTATGCTGATGCCACATTTAGTATAGTCGGTGCCAGACCAACACCAGAAATTTTAGCACTAAAAAACATTCCTGGAGTCATCGTTACTGGTCGGATTCCCTCAATGGTAGAATATCTACATCAATCCACTGTTTGCGTAGTTCCCCTACGCACTGGCTTTGGGATTAAAAATAAAACTTTAGAAGCAATGGCTGCTGGTGTGCCGGTAGTGGCTAGCGATCGCGGTTTAGAAGGACTCGCTATAGAGCAGCCAATCAGCGCATTACGCGCCAACAAACCTGCTGAATACGTCGCCGCCATTAGTCAACTGTTTGACAGTCCCCAACTGCGTGATCAATTATCTCATAACGCTAGACAACTTGTAGAAACCGAATTCACTTGGGCGATCGCCGGAAAACGTTATGAACAAGTTTGTTTGGGACTTAATCATCAAGGATAGAAAATGGAAAAAAGAGGAGTGAGCAGCGATCATATCATATTTATACCACCGCCATCACTCCTTTAACCTCGCGCGTTGATAAGCTGTTATGCTTATTTACAAATACACCAAATTAATCATTAAGTTTTATCTAACTAAAGTCGCTAATAATTGTTAATAAATTACGTGATTGACTATACAAAATTCAGATTTTAATTTTTGATAAAATCACTGTAGTAAAAACTACAAAATTTATCATAAGCTGAAAAAACCTTATTTTGCACAACATATTTAGATACAACTCTTGTGGGATGGGCATCTTGCCCGTCCAAATTGTGCAAGTTGAATGCTCAACAGCTTATCTTATTTTTATAAAACATCCTCTAAAACCTCACCCCAACCCTCTCCTTCTTTCCTTGGGACAAACAAAGGGAGCCGAACTGTATTCCCGAACACAAGAAAACTTAAAATTAACCCTATACCTAAGTTAGTAACAGACTGATTCCTACGGTGGACGTTAGAGACAAAAAAGGCAGTTACCGTCATAAATGAAGGCAATAATCATCACAAAGATTAGATACAAAGCAGTTAAACCAAGAGTCAATTTTTCGAGCCTGAGATATAGAGAAACACAAATTAAATTGCTGAAAAACCCTTAAATAGCGTAAAAATCTGATTGACGGCATATTTATTATGGACTGGTCTAAAAACCTACAACAATTCCAAGACTTTGTATTATTCAAACTTCCCGAACCACCATACTTTTTACTGTTAATTGGCTTATTAATTAGCCTTTTATTGTCTCACCAAAGGTAGAAGTAACTTTTCATCACAAAATGTAAACTTTGAAGTGGAGAAAACTATGTAAATAAAGATAATATGCCATCTACAAACACAATACCTGAGCCAAATTGAAAAAAGCCTTGATTCGTAGGTTGGGTTGAAGCATGAAACCCAACAAATGCCTTGGGTTGTGCTGTCGCTTAACCCCTACTACCAAAAATGGCTAAAGTATTGCAAACAGTTAAGTAATTCCGCAAGTTCACCAGATACCGATTTTGTGGTAGCTTGGAGAATTAGTATTAAGACTTACGCATAATTTACGTTTTCTTGGCGTTCTACAGCCCTTGCGGGCATCGCTGCGCGCGGGCGACTAAAGCCCTGGGGGCATACGCTGCGCGAAGGCGGTTAGATAAATCAAGATTTTTGGCAATTGTTGCGTAAGTCCTGAGTATATATATGTAGATATTCAGGGTTGATTTGGGCAGCAGTTGCAGCTGATTCAAAGTTTGATCATTGGGCATCTTCAAGAGTGGTGCAATTGATCCCAGTATTGATCTAGTGGACTTTTTTTGCTCAACCTCTGCAAGCAAGTAGCGGGAATTTAAGGTGAACATAGAACAATTCATTCAAAGCACAGAAGCACTGCACAGCCGTTTAGCAGATTTGTACCAAACAGCTAGCGTATTACCTTGGATTCCCCCGGAACTGCTACCCCAAGCTTTTAAGGAACTCTATAGCACCTCCAAAATGGTGCAATTAGCGGCCGAGGAACTTTATCTGCAAAATGAGGAACTGATTGAAACCCGAAATTGGCTAGAAACCGAACGCCAACGCTACCAAGATTTATTCGAGTTTGCACCAGATGGCTATTTAGTCACGAATACCGAAGGAATCATCCAAGAAGCTAATCTAGCCGCAGCGCAATTGCTCAACGTTTCCAGACAATTACTCGTAGGTAAACCAATAGTTAATTTTGTCCGCCTGGAAGAACGAGAACCCTTTCGCAGTGAACTCAACCAGCTACGCCAATCGGACAGAGTGAGAGAATTAGTAGTGCGTCTGCAACAAAATAATGGCGAGGATTTTGACGCAGCTTTTACTGTGGCGGTGGTGCGTAATCAACAGGGTAACGCCAACTCTCTGCGTTGGTTGCTGCGTAACATCAATGAACGTCAGCAAAAGAAAACAGAATTAATCAATAATAACAGTGATTTAATTGAGGAGCGCCCTGTACATAAACATACTAAAGGAGAAACTATTCTCCTCAATCCTTTAGTAGTTTGGTATGTTCGCCAGGGGTTAGTTAAGCTGAATACTTTTTGTGAAACTGGCGAAGAAATATTGATTGGATTAGCGACACAAGATATGGTTTTTGGCTCTAACATGACTTCTCTACCCATTTATCAAGCCACAGCCCTATGCGATGTGGAATTATCCTCAATTTACGTAGCAGAAATAGCAGTTAACCCAATGTTGAGCCATATTTTGTTACCAAAAATCAATCAACGGTTACAACAGACAGAATCTTTTTTAGTTATTGCTGGCA
The window above is part of the Nodularia spumigena CCY9414 genome. Proteins encoded here:
- a CDS encoding ATP-binding protein, producing MASIDDIIKREINPFDRVNSRTGNFWVKDEDKEAIVDSIHQEAIAEIEEVLNLVTTDNLSRTILLVGDSGSGKSYLLGRLKRTLNSKAFFAYIGPWVDDEYIWRHILRYTVDSLIQVPDGQQESQLILWLKSLSAFTKNSLKKKLFNDNVWDLLLDNRQQFIKHLKQNYQTSSIYNPDIFFGIIHYLTNPELYPLACEWLRGDDLSEESLQALKIKKCIDTEDAAKNILANFGKISTATQPIVLCFDQVESIPNWLSNPQAIFNINTTLHNENIQNFLIIITIVTDPCRHSWKYIPQSDKARIDKLVSLKNINLNQAEALWQYRLQPIHQAAKPQPESPITPLNRQILENYFPGGKTNPRNALLLGKGEYQKYKNSIIGNGGGVKVDVEAEFQLLWQQEYKKNQQKFPKISLLSSPDLIRMLQVALEALEVQLVKPKLISGKYTGYSLSYQQPKQRERIGIIWTEDANMTSFFHVMNACQRAIQENICQKLYLIRIGNVGNVKLAGYKMYSQIFSKIQNTHIKPNLQSVHYLATYHSLVNSVLAQELVIGYKTINLQTLQTLIRQSELLQNCTLLQELGIVNKSDEPSENGKRQRDLRPVKDFLLNLVTTQKFLGVLILISKAAEQFPDVKETDIQHLIDLLSQERKVKIIDPKAKVEDQLICLMA
- a CDS encoding glycosyltransferase family A protein, whose amino-acid sequence is MNNKPLLSIVTATLGKFSDYWLENLLNVEGAVQFVFIYPPQVKIKLIDDPRVTVIVSPYKGEWLQRYVGFLNATGEYVLALDDDDYVHPQVCELITKYFNIFPESWIIRLQKLNIDINDEPRIKQPWAEIPDIDKLQVCKKTPENPFPYENGNFQGLLEVPIAPLQKNFDFRYLIWPFLTRRDNEGYHFENFNNIVWRNDLIQQGLPELSRATKVLGAVTWIPAIGLDRLAGLFIQAQFFQPDAIIGHWMPKPEQIRYIDKDPALKPPRFHIFSDILLIKVFPQYGYFWNLAFNKLYGVPRTLAKLLKLKLIKKAQQ
- a CDS encoding glycosyltransferase family 4 protein; the protein is MRILMLSSTFPYPPSRGGTEIRTFNLLKYLQQNHSVTLVTQQHEGVSATEVEELRKYVSELMVFPLAPEIPEKKPVAQIFGKIRRFAESVIKATPANVLHRYSPEIQTLVDNYIQGQKFDVITCEHSVNEIYIRPEFRQNINTVVDIHSSVYSWTNDHLKMGASQNPLRDRLYLAFILERYEKRYCNKFSHIVVTTEDDRQEFLKLRPEMEIQVIPNGVDLELFPYRDQDPGGHKLIFVGAMDASHNIDAARFCALEVLPELQKTYADATFSIVGARPTPEILALKNIPGVIVTGRIPSMVEYLHQSTVCVVPLRTGFGIKNKTLEAMAAGVPVVASDRGLEGLAIEQPISALRANKPAEYVAAISQLFDSPQLRDQLSHNARQLVETEFTWAIAGKRYEQVCLGLNHQG
- a CDS encoding PAS domain-containing protein, which codes for MNIEQFIQSTEALHSRLADLYQTASVLPWIPPELLPQAFKELYSTSKMVQLAAEELYLQNEELIETRNWLETERQRYQDLFEFAPDGYLVTNTEGIIQEANLAAAQLLNVSRQLLVGKPIVNFVRLEEREPFRSELNQLRQSDRVRELVVRLQQNNGEDFDAAFTVAVVRNQQGNANSLRWLLRNINERQQKKTELINNNSDLIEERPVHKHTKGETILLNPLVVWYVRQGLVKLNTFCETGEEILIGLATQDMVFGSNMTSLPIYQATALCDVELSSIYVAEIAVNPMLSHILLPKINQRLQQTESFLVIAGKRRVEERLYHLLQLLKQQIGEPVPEGIRLSVRLTHEDIASACCTTRVTITRLMGKLQQQGLISFDSKKYIILKE